The following are from one region of the Cystobacter fuscus DSM 2262 genome:
- a CDS encoding M15 family metallopeptidase, translated as MHSPWPLLFSLVVAVRAGGAEPSVPAASGADSPPRALACLAKWYPVEPVKVEGAWHYKLGAATYPWDDGKTKSFAQKLESPDLEDTFSIPYVSGPIQPVTRENEDPGRIRFDPLFHAAYGDSEAKVDVVGIDFLGQTLKVHRAVAPAFGRVAKRLDAVLKREPSLRPYLRGLGGTFVWRKIANTQRQSAHSYGVSIDVNVKRSHYWEWAKPKEPVRWANQIPQVLVDAFEAEGFIWGGRWYHYDTMHFEYRPELLDPACR; from the coding sequence TTGCACAGTCCCTGGCCCCTCCTGTTCTCGCTCGTGGTGGCGGTCCGTGCCGGGGGGGCGGAGCCTTCCGTTCCCGCCGCATCCGGGGCCGACTCCCCCCCACGCGCCCTGGCGTGTCTGGCGAAGTGGTACCCGGTGGAGCCGGTGAAGGTGGAGGGCGCGTGGCACTACAAGCTCGGCGCGGCCACGTACCCCTGGGATGACGGGAAGACGAAGTCCTTCGCGCAGAAGCTGGAGTCCCCGGACCTGGAGGACACGTTCTCCATTCCCTATGTCTCCGGGCCCATCCAACCGGTGACGCGCGAGAACGAGGACCCCGGACGCATCCGCTTCGATCCGCTCTTCCACGCGGCCTACGGAGACTCCGAGGCGAAGGTGGACGTGGTGGGCATCGACTTCCTGGGGCAGACGCTGAAGGTGCACCGCGCGGTGGCGCCGGCCTTCGGGCGCGTGGCGAAGCGGCTCGACGCGGTGTTGAAGCGGGAGCCATCGCTGCGGCCATACCTGCGCGGCCTGGGCGGCACCTTCGTGTGGCGGAAGATCGCCAATACCCAGCGACAGAGCGCGCACTCCTATGGTGTGTCGATCGATGTGAACGTGAAGCGCTCGCACTACTGGGAATGGGCGAAGCCGAAGGAGCCGGTGCGCTGGGCCAACCAGATTCCCCAGGTGCTCGTGGACGCCTTCGAGGCCGAGGGCTTCATCTGGGGCGGGCGCTGGTATCACTACGACACGATGCACTTCGAATACCGGCCGGAGTTGTTGGATCCCGCGTGCCGGTAG
- a CDS encoding M20/M25/M40 family metallo-hydrolase, whose protein sequence is MKRLPLLLAPLVLLASAARAQSTPPAEKAAARSLDASRLRAHIEFLASDLLEGRGPGTRGDALAQLYIATQFQLLGLQPMPAGRGYLQPFELVGMTGHPETMAFTGPSETLRLQSGADFIAHAGQPSENIELKDSELIFVGYGIQAPEFDWDDFKGVDVRGKTLLILNNDPEDDPSLFAGRTRLRYGRWDYKYEQAAKVGAAGAILLHTTPSAGYPWQVVRTSWSGEQFELPSGDVPRLRVKGWTTEEATRRVLHLTGKDLDVLRAAAQKRDFQPVPLGVKVSTRFANQVHRRPTANVLGLLPGSDPVLSREVVLYTAHHDHLGIKEDAQPGEDAIYNGAVDNASGVAAMLEVARAFTALPRRPARSILFAAVAAEEQGLLGSRYLAEHLPVPPGRVAANLNIDGLNIHGRTRDVTVIGLGKSSLDKPLIALVREQGRVVKPDQLPDRGFFYRSDQFNFAKLGIPAAYFSSGLDFIGRPAGWGRERREKWEAGHYHQPSDEVGPEWDLSGALEDVRLFFLLGAHVARTREAPRWNPGDEFEAPRRQALEALDSGGAR, encoded by the coding sequence ATGAAGCGATTGCCGTTGCTCCTCGCCCCCCTGGTGCTCCTCGCCTCCGCCGCCCGGGCCCAGTCCACGCCCCCCGCGGAGAAGGCCGCGGCCCGGTCCCTGGACGCTTCCCGGCTGCGCGCCCATATCGAGTTCCTGGCTTCGGATCTGCTCGAGGGCCGGGGGCCGGGCACGCGCGGCGACGCCCTGGCCCAGCTCTACATCGCGACGCAGTTCCAGTTGCTCGGGCTCCAGCCCATGCCCGCGGGGCGGGGCTACCTCCAGCCCTTCGAGCTGGTGGGCATGACGGGGCATCCCGAGACGATGGCCTTCACCGGCCCCTCGGAGACGCTGCGGCTCCAGTCCGGCGCGGACTTCATCGCCCACGCCGGGCAGCCGTCCGAGAACATCGAGTTGAAGGACTCGGAGCTGATCTTCGTGGGCTACGGCATCCAGGCGCCGGAGTTCGACTGGGACGACTTCAAGGGCGTGGACGTGCGGGGCAAGACGCTGCTCATCCTGAACAACGATCCCGAGGATGACCCCTCGCTCTTCGCGGGGAGGACGCGGCTGCGCTACGGCCGGTGGGACTACAAGTACGAGCAGGCGGCGAAGGTGGGCGCGGCGGGGGCGATCCTCCTGCACACGACGCCGAGCGCGGGCTACCCCTGGCAGGTGGTGCGCACGTCCTGGTCGGGAGAGCAGTTCGAGCTGCCCTCGGGAGATGTCCCTCGCCTGCGGGTGAAGGGCTGGACGACGGAGGAGGCCACGCGCCGGGTGCTGCACCTGACGGGCAAGGACCTGGACGTGCTGCGCGCGGCGGCCCAGAAGCGCGACTTCCAGCCCGTGCCGCTGGGCGTGAAGGTGTCCACGCGCTTCGCCAATCAGGTGCACCGCCGTCCCACGGCGAACGTGCTGGGCCTGCTGCCCGGGAGCGATCCGGTGCTGTCCAGGGAGGTGGTGCTCTACACGGCGCACCATGATCACCTGGGCATCAAGGAGGACGCGCAGCCGGGCGAGGACGCCATCTACAACGGGGCGGTGGACAACGCGTCCGGCGTGGCGGCGATGCTGGAGGTGGCGCGGGCCTTCACCGCGCTGCCCAGGCGCCCGGCGCGCTCCATCCTCTTCGCCGCGGTGGCCGCCGAGGAGCAGGGCCTGTTGGGCTCGCGCTACCTCGCCGAGCACCTGCCGGTGCCGCCCGGACGCGTGGCGGCCAACCTCAACATCGACGGGCTCAACATCCACGGGCGCACCCGGGACGTGACGGTCATCGGCCTGGGCAAGTCCTCACTGGACAAGCCCCTCATCGCGCTGGTGCGGGAGCAGGGCCGGGTGGTGAAGCCGGACCAGTTGCCGGACCGGGGCTTCTTCTACCGCTCGGACCAGTTCAACTTCGCGAAGCTGGGAATTCCCGCCGCCTATTTCAGCAGTGGCCTGGACTTCATCGGCCGCCCGGCGGGCTGGGGGCGCGAGCGCCGGGAGAAGTGGGAGGCCGGGCACTACCATCAGCCCTCGGACGAGGTGGGTCCGGAATGGGACCTGTCCGGCGCGCTGGAGGACGTGCGCTTGTTCTTCCTGCTGGGGGCTCATGTCGCCCGCACCCGGGAGGCTCCGCGCTGGAATCCGGGCGACGAATTCGAGGCGCCCCGCCGCCAGGCGCTCGAGGCGCTGGACTCCGGGGGAGCGAGGTAA
- the uvrB gene encoding excinuclease ABC subunit UvrB — MPEFQIVSDYKPQGDQPRAIGELTEGILRGDRYQTLLGVTGSGKTFTMANLIANVKRPTLLIAHNKLLAAQLYGEYKALFPHNAVEYFVSYFDYYQPEAYIPTSDTFIEKDSSVNDEIERMRHSATHSLRTRDDVLIVASVSCIYGLGTARSYVDLAVTVNVGAELGRDSFIRRLVESQYERNDLDFHRGTFRARGDTVEVFPAYEEERAVRVSFFGDEVEKITEFDPLRGVTLGALEKVVIFPASHYVTEADTRKNALQTIRDELSERLQEFQREGKLLEAQRLEQRTMYDLEMIEQIGYCNGIENYSRHFSGRRTGEPPPCLIDYFPRNMLVLIDESHQTVPQIGAMYRGDRARKETLVAHGFRLPSALDNRPLKFTEFEEMVQQAVFVSATPAEYELQKSKGVVVEQIIRPTGLTDPEVEVRPARNQVDDVLEEVRQRVTKNERVLVTTLTKRMAEDLTEYLTEVGVKVRYLHSDIGAIERTAIIRDLRKGEFDVLVGINLLREGLDIPEVSLVAIFDADKEGFLRSHVSLIQTIGRAARNLNGHVIMYADAVTDSMRVALEETNRRREVQRAYNTEHGITPKAVKSNILDLSEHLYDGDPTALPMAADSANDVLEPKEIKSLIAQTTKDMQHYADEMEFEKAAAMRDRLLILKDMDLGLKAPSRALLNAPAKADDEPKAGTPGGRKGKGYKRASGSSRGKGGGPPHGKTGIGPRKSR, encoded by the coding sequence ATGCCTGAATTCCAGATCGTCAGCGACTACAAGCCCCAGGGCGATCAACCGCGCGCCATCGGTGAGCTCACCGAGGGGATTCTGCGGGGAGATCGCTACCAGACGCTGCTGGGCGTCACCGGCTCGGGCAAGACCTTCACCATGGCGAACCTCATCGCCAACGTGAAGCGCCCCACGCTGCTCATCGCGCACAACAAGCTGCTCGCCGCCCAGCTCTACGGGGAATACAAGGCGCTCTTCCCCCACAACGCCGTCGAGTACTTCGTCTCGTACTTCGACTACTACCAGCCCGAGGCCTACATCCCCACCTCGGACACCTTCATCGAGAAGGACTCGTCGGTGAACGACGAGATCGAGCGCATGCGCCACTCGGCCACGCACTCGCTGCGCACGCGTGACGACGTGCTCATCGTGGCGAGCGTGTCGTGCATCTACGGCCTCGGTACGGCGCGCTCGTACGTGGATCTGGCGGTGACGGTGAACGTGGGCGCGGAGCTGGGCCGCGACAGCTTCATCCGCCGGCTGGTGGAGAGCCAGTACGAGCGAAACGATCTCGACTTCCACCGCGGGACGTTCCGGGCCCGGGGCGACACGGTGGAAGTGTTCCCCGCCTACGAGGAGGAGCGCGCGGTGCGCGTGAGCTTCTTCGGCGACGAGGTGGAGAAGATCACCGAGTTCGATCCGCTGCGCGGCGTGACGCTGGGCGCGCTGGAGAAGGTCGTCATCTTCCCCGCGAGCCACTACGTCACCGAGGCGGACACGCGCAAGAACGCGCTGCAGACCATCCGCGACGAGCTGAGCGAGCGGCTCCAGGAGTTCCAGCGCGAGGGCAAGCTCTTGGAGGCGCAGCGGCTGGAGCAGCGCACGATGTACGACCTCGAGATGATCGAGCAGATCGGCTACTGCAACGGCATCGAGAACTACTCGCGGCACTTCTCGGGGCGGCGGACCGGAGAGCCACCGCCGTGTCTCATCGACTACTTCCCGCGCAACATGCTGGTGCTCATCGACGAGAGCCACCAGACGGTGCCGCAGATTGGCGCCATGTACCGCGGGGATCGGGCGCGCAAGGAGACGCTGGTGGCGCACGGCTTCCGCCTGCCCAGCGCCCTGGACAACCGTCCGCTCAAGTTCACCGAGTTCGAGGAGATGGTGCAGCAGGCCGTCTTCGTGTCGGCGACGCCGGCCGAGTACGAGCTGCAGAAGTCCAAGGGCGTGGTGGTGGAGCAGATCATCCGCCCCACGGGCCTGACGGATCCCGAGGTGGAGGTCCGCCCGGCGCGCAACCAGGTGGACGACGTGCTGGAGGAGGTGCGCCAGCGCGTGACGAAGAACGAGCGCGTGCTGGTGACCACCCTCACCAAGCGCATGGCGGAGGACCTGACCGAGTACCTCACCGAGGTGGGCGTCAAGGTGCGCTACCTGCACTCGGACATCGGCGCCATCGAGCGCACGGCGATCATCCGCGACCTGCGCAAGGGCGAGTTCGACGTGCTGGTGGGCATCAACCTGCTGCGCGAGGGGCTCGACATCCCCGAGGTGTCGCTGGTGGCCATCTTCGACGCGGACAAGGAAGGCTTCCTGCGCAGCCACGTGTCGCTCATCCAGACGATCGGCCGCGCGGCGCGTAACCTGAATGGCCACGTCATCATGTACGCGGATGCCGTGACGGACTCGATGCGCGTCGCCCTCGAGGAGACCAACCGCCGCCGCGAGGTGCAGCGCGCCTACAACACGGAGCACGGCATCACCCCCAAGGCGGTCAAGAGCAACATCCTCGACCTGTCCGAGCACCTCTACGACGGCGACCCCACGGCGCTGCCCATGGCGGCCGACTCGGCCAACGACGTGCTCGAGCCGAAGGAGATCAAGAGCCTCATCGCGCAGACGACCAAGGACATGCAGCACTACGCGGACGAGATGGAGTTCGAGAAGGCCGCGGCGATGCGTGACCGGTTGCTGATCCTCAAGGACATGGACCTGGGGCTCAAGGCGCCCAGCCGCGCGCTGCTCAACGCTCCGGCGAAGGCGGACGACGAGCCCAAGGCGGGCACTCCGGGAGGCCGCAAGGGCAAGGGCTACAAGCGCGCGAGCGGCTCCTCCCGGGGGAAGGGTGGGGGACCGCCCCACGGCAAGACGGGAATCGGCCCGAGGAAGAGCCGCTAA
- a CDS encoding CapA family protein → MTVSAAGDLHLGSSSTEAHVKPLSRLLQGDVRLVNLEGPLSTSGRESGMAADGTPTGPLRFNGPPAAARWLAGRVDAVSLANNHALDQGPEGLAETVSVLREQGIQAATGTTDAELVRGGRRLRLIARELPESWSPEDESALESRVREARAVGPVLVSLHWGRAGELLPTVDQRQLAARLIDAGATAVLGHGPHTAQGIERHGRGIIAYSLGNLAFACGCTDERDAYVLRFRIDGAGAAVDVEAVPLRAGLREPPRRADDPGVAQLLRSLSEDLGSQVRLKGGRVLIR, encoded by the coding sequence CCCGGCTGCTCCAGGGCGACGTGCGTCTGGTGAACCTCGAGGGTCCCCTGTCGACATCGGGCCGTGAATCCGGAATGGCGGCGGATGGGACGCCCACGGGCCCGCTGCGCTTCAACGGGCCTCCGGCGGCGGCGAGGTGGCTCGCGGGCCGCGTGGATGCCGTCTCCCTGGCCAACAACCATGCGCTGGACCAGGGGCCCGAGGGCCTCGCGGAGACGGTCTCCGTGTTGCGCGAGCAGGGCATCCAGGCGGCCACCGGGACCACGGACGCGGAGTTGGTGCGCGGGGGCCGGCGGCTGCGTCTCATCGCGCGCGAGCTGCCCGAGTCCTGGTCCCCCGAGGACGAGTCCGCGCTGGAGTCACGGGTGCGCGAGGCGCGCGCGGTGGGCCCGGTGCTGGTGTCGCTGCACTGGGGCCGCGCGGGGGAGCTGTTGCCCACGGTGGATCAGCGCCAACTGGCGGCGAGGCTCATCGACGCGGGGGCCACGGCGGTGCTGGGGCATGGCCCGCACACGGCGCAAGGCATCGAGCGGCACGGGCGCGGCATCATCGCGTACTCGCTGGGCAACCTGGCCTTCGCCTGTGGCTGCACGGACGAGCGCGACGCCTACGTGCTGCGCTTCCGCATCGATGGCGCGGGGGCGGCGGTGGACGTGGAGGCGGTGCCGCTGCGGGCCGGACTGCGCGAGCCTCCCCGGCGCGCGGACGATCCGGGCGTGGCCCAGCTGCTGCGGAGCCTCTCGGAGGACCTCGGCAGCCAGGTGCGCCTGAAGGGCGGACGGGTGCTCATCCGCTGA
- a CDS encoding YARHG domain-containing protein, whose translation MRVLVLATLVASAPALGAEPYVPAAARDIPGYSESPLCTPGKEDDPETDDDESTPPLCPSLEGKNLRELSLLRNTIFARYGWAGFRKTWLREHFQKQPWFKPNKNFTYKLLSPVDRENVQHIARYELGFTYQDLEERQDALLSEAGKWWGDVPSYEDDVKGRTVYACSLRGYTGQTEDEVLGHPLGWVWSFEQDAEKSKDCKYHEAELSAREKRQQVDAVAPDIKKLSAEERIELGLISRALGSFASDDASRGYMERSLDEVLSLKDLRELSLRDLRLLRNTIYARRGRPFKSPLLQEHFARMPWYKPDPTYTDARLTKNDQRNAKLIQSVEKELGGALKDEDFLIADPEQRAPDPAFISGA comes from the coding sequence ATGCGCGTCCTCGTGCTGGCCACCCTCGTCGCGTCGGCGCCCGCCCTCGGGGCGGAGCCCTACGTCCCCGCCGCGGCCCGGGACATTCCCGGGTACTCCGAATCCCCCCTATGCACACCGGGAAAGGAAGACGACCCGGAGACCGATGACGACGAGTCGACGCCTCCCCTCTGCCCCAGCCTGGAGGGAAAGAACCTGCGCGAGCTGTCCCTGCTGCGCAACACCATCTTCGCCCGCTATGGCTGGGCCGGCTTCCGCAAGACCTGGCTGCGCGAGCACTTCCAGAAGCAGCCCTGGTTCAAGCCCAACAAGAACTTCACCTACAAGCTCCTGTCACCCGTCGACCGCGAGAACGTGCAGCACATCGCGAGGTACGAGCTGGGCTTCACCTATCAGGACCTGGAGGAGAGACAGGATGCCCTGCTGAGCGAGGCCGGCAAGTGGTGGGGCGACGTCCCCTCCTACGAGGACGACGTCAAGGGCCGCACCGTCTACGCGTGCTCCCTACGCGGCTACACGGGACAGACCGAGGACGAAGTCCTGGGCCATCCGTTGGGCTGGGTCTGGTCCTTCGAGCAGGACGCCGAGAAGTCCAAGGACTGCAAGTACCACGAGGCCGAGCTCTCCGCGCGCGAGAAGCGCCAGCAGGTGGACGCCGTCGCACCGGACATCAAGAAGCTCTCCGCCGAGGAGCGCATCGAGCTGGGGCTGATCAGCCGGGCCCTGGGGAGCTTCGCCTCGGATGACGCCTCGCGCGGGTATATGGAGAGGTCCCTGGACGAGGTGCTCTCGCTCAAGGACCTGCGCGAGCTGTCGCTGCGCGACCTGCGCCTGCTGCGCAACACCATCTACGCCCGGCGGGGACGGCCCTTCAAATCCCCCCTGCTCCAGGAGCACTTCGCGCGCATGCCCTGGTACAAGCCGGACCCCACCTATACCGACGCGCGCCTCACGAAGAACGACCAGCGCAACGCGAAGCTCATCCAATCGGTGGAGAAGGAACTCGGCGGAGCCCTCAAGGACGAGGACTTCCTCATCGCCGACCCCGAGCAGCGCGCGCCCGACCCCGCCTTCATCTCCGGGGCTTGA